A region of the Lysobacter sp. K5869 genome:
TCTGGTTGAAGGCGTTGACGCGGAAACGCGCCAGCCCCGGGATCTCGAAGGAGAAATCGACTTCCAGGAACTCTTCGAAGTCGCGCCGCTGCTTGTCCGACATGATGTCGTACACCAGGGCGTGCACCTGCTTGTGGTCCAGGGCCGGGATGTTGATCCGGCGCACGTCGCCGTCGACCCGGATCATCGGCGGCAGGCCGGCCGAAAGATGCAAGTCGGATGCTTTGTTCTTTACCGAAAACGCCAGAAGTTCGGCGATATCCATGCGTGCTCCCCGCACTGCGCTTGGACCCGGTTCGCGGGTCCTACAAAAAGGGTCCGAACCACCGGCCGCGAGGCCTCGGACGCCACTTCAAAAGCTGGAACCCAACCACCCCTAAGAGGCAGTATAGCCCCGCGAAGGCTAACCGGTGTGCTCGGTTCGCCCACCCTTTCTCACAGGATTTCCCCACGTGCACGAGCACGTACTTCACGACATCTTGCAACAGTTGCGCCGCGCGGCGCATGACGCCGGCAGGCCGGTTCCTCGATTGCTTGCGGTCAGTAAGACCCAGGATGAGACCGCGGTCGCGGAACTGGCGCTGCAGGGCCAGGACGCGTTCGGCGAGAACTACGTTCAGGAGGCCGCGGCCAAGCGCGCGGCGATGGCCGCCACCGCCGCGGCCGGACGGGCGCTGGAGTGGCACCTGATCGGCCACCTGCAATCGAACAAGGCCGCCGAGGCGGCGGCGCTGTTCGACTGGGTCCACACCCTCGACCGGCCCAAGCTGGTCGCCGCGCTGGCCCGGCATCGCGCCGGGGCGCCGCTGAACGTGCTGATCCAGGTCAACATCGACGACGAGGACAGCAAGCACGGCTGCCGCCCCGAGGACGCACCGGCGCTGGCCGCGGCCATCGCCGCCGAACCGGCGCTGCGCCTGCGCGGGCTGATGGTGATCCCGACCCCACACCCGGACCCGGAACAGCGCCGGCCGTCGTTCCGCCGCGCCAAGGCGCTGTTCGACGCCCTCGCCGCCGAGCATCCGGGCCTGGACACCTTGTCGATGGGCATGAGCGACGACTTCGCCATCGCCGTCGCCGAAGGCGCCACCCTGGTGCGGATCGGCACCGCGTTGTTCGGCGCGCGGCCGCGCAAGGCCGCGGCGCCGTGAGCCGCGGCCGGATAGTCTTCCCCGGCAATCCCTGGCCCGAGGGCCACGCCGTGGAAACCTTCGAGTGGACCGCGCGGGTCGAGGACGGCGAGGTCTGGTTCGATCTGCATCTGGTCAGCGCCGCGTACTACGCCGAGCGCGACATCGAAGAGGACCCGGACGCGCCCGAGGACGACAGCTGGAAGGCGCCGGGCGTCTGGGGCAACTACCACCGCTGCACGCTGTCCTCGACCTTCTGGGGCGAGCGCGGCGGCTTCCGGGTCGGCCCGCCGGCGCAAGTCGCCGCCGCCGCGCTGGACGGCGCCGAGTTCGCGCTCGATCCGGTCGAGGACGAGATCGAGGACGGCGAAGACCTCGCCTTCGGCCTGTACCTGCTCGGCCACGACAGCGCGGTCGATCACCGCATCCGCTTCGTCCGCCGCGGCGACAGCGAGCGCTTCGATATCCTGTGGAGCGGGCGGATCGCGCTGACCTACGTCGGCCGCTATCGGCCCGACTACCGGTTCGAGGCCCGCATCGACGACGTCCCGATGCCGGTCTTGCCGGCGCTCTGAATCTCTTTCCTGGTCCCGATTCCATGCCCAACGCCAACACCGCTCCGCCTTCCGCCCCCACCCTCGCCTTCGTCGGC
Encoded here:
- a CDS encoding YggS family pyridoxal phosphate-dependent enzyme, whose protein sequence is MRRAAHDAGRPVPRLLAVSKTQDETAVAELALQGQDAFGENYVQEAAAKRAAMAATAAAGRALEWHLIGHLQSNKAAEAAALFDWVHTLDRPKLVAALARHRAGAPLNVLIQVNIDDEDSKHGCRPEDAPALAAAIAAEPALRLRGLMVIPTPHPDPEQRRPSFRRAKALFDALAAEHPGLDTLSMGMSDDFAIAVAEGATLVRIGTALFGARPRKAAAP